The Heyndrickxia vini genome contains a region encoding:
- the rpsR gene encoding 30S ribosomal protein S18, whose amino-acid sequence MAGGRRGGRKRRKVCYFTSNGITHIDYKDVDLLKKFISERGKILPRRVTGTSAKYQRKLTIAIKRARTMALLPYVSGE is encoded by the coding sequence ATGGCAGGTGGACGCAGAGGCGGACGTAAACGTCGTAAAGTGTGTTACTTTACTTCTAACGGAATTACACATATCGACTACAAAGATGTAGATCTTTTGAAAAAGTTTATCTCTGAACGTGGAAAAATTCTTCCACGTCGTGTAACTGGAACAAGCGCAAAATACCAACGTAAATTAACGATTGCTATTAAACGCGCTCGTACTATGGCTTTATTACCATATGTATCTGGTGAATAA
- the ychF gene encoding redox-regulated ATPase YchF yields the protein MALTAGIVGLPNVGKSTLFNAITKAGAESANYPFCTIDPNVGIVEVPDERLNKLTELVQPKKTVPTAFEFTDIAGIVKGASKGEGLGNKFLSHIRQVDAICHVVRCFEDGNITHVSGKVDPIDDIETINLELVLADLETVDKRIVRVEKLAKQKDKEAVAEFEVLAKLKEALESDKPARAVEFTEEQLKLVKGLHLLTSKPILYVANVGEDEVADPSSNSNLQKVRDYAANEGAEVIVICAKIEEEIAELDDDEKEMFLSELGIEESGLDQLIKAAYSLLGLATYFTAGVQEVRAWTFKKGMKAPQCAGIIHTDFEKGFIRAETVSFDDLIAGGSMTAAKEAGKVRLEGKEYLVQDGDVMHFRFNV from the coding sequence ATGGCACTAACAGCAGGGATAGTAGGATTGCCAAACGTTGGTAAGTCTACTTTATTTAATGCAATCACGAAAGCTGGAGCAGAGTCAGCGAACTATCCATTTTGTACAATCGATCCAAACGTAGGGATAGTAGAAGTTCCAGATGAACGTCTAAATAAATTAACAGAGCTCGTCCAACCAAAGAAAACTGTTCCAACCGCGTTTGAATTTACTGATATAGCAGGTATTGTGAAAGGTGCAAGTAAAGGAGAAGGACTTGGAAATAAATTCCTCTCGCATATCCGTCAAGTAGATGCTATTTGTCATGTAGTTCGTTGCTTTGAGGATGGAAATATTACACACGTATCGGGAAAGGTAGACCCGATTGATGATATTGAAACAATCAATCTTGAGCTTGTTTTAGCAGATTTAGAGACAGTAGACAAACGAATTGTTCGTGTAGAAAAATTGGCAAAACAAAAAGATAAAGAAGCTGTAGCAGAGTTTGAAGTACTAGCTAAATTAAAAGAAGCACTTGAATCGGATAAGCCTGCTCGTGCAGTTGAATTTACTGAAGAGCAACTAAAGCTTGTGAAGGGCCTTCATTTGTTAACAAGCAAACCAATTCTTTATGTTGCTAATGTCGGTGAAGATGAAGTAGCGGATCCTTCTAGCAATAGTAATCTTCAAAAGGTGCGTGACTATGCAGCTAATGAAGGTGCAGAGGTAATAGTTATTTGTGCGAAGATTGAAGAGGAAATTGCTGAATTAGACGATGATGAAAAGGAAATGTTCCTATCTGAACTTGGAATTGAAGAATCAGGGTTGGATCAATTGATTAAAGCCGCTTATAGCTTACTTGGATTGGCGACTTATTTTACAGCCGGAGTTCAAGAAGTTCGTGCCTGGACATTTAAAAAAGGAATGAAGGCACCACAATGTGCGGGTATTATCCATACTGATTTTGAAAAAGGCTTCATTCGAGCAGAAACTGTTTCATTCGATGATCTTATTGCTGGCGGCTCAATGACTGCAGCAAAAGAAGCTGGAAAAGTTCGCCTAGAAGGAAAAGAATACCTTGTACAAGATGGCGATGTCATGCATTTTAGATTTAATGTTTAA
- a CDS encoding DUF951 domain-containing protein, with translation MEPKEFGLNDVVEMKKQHPCGTNRWKVIRMGMDIRIKCEGCGHSVMIPRREFSRKMKKILIKHEE, from the coding sequence ATGGAACCAAAGGAATTTGGACTAAATGATGTTGTAGAAATGAAAAAGCAACACCCATGCGGAACAAATCGATGGAAAGTCATTCGTATGGGAATGGATATACGCATTAAATGCGAAGGATGCGGACATAGTGTGATGATCCCGCGAAGGGAATTTTCTAGGAAAATGAAGAAAATACTTATTAAGCATGAAGAGTAG
- the ssb gene encoding single-stranded DNA-binding protein translates to MMNRVVLVGRLTKDPDLRYTPSGVAVATFTLAVNRTFTNQQGEREADFINCVVWRKPAENVANFLKKGSLAGVDGRLQTRNYEGQDGKRVYVTEVVAESVQFLEPRNANANPNQQGGNNDFYGGGQRNQNTPFNQNQNQNQRNQGYTRVDEDPFSNDGQPIDISDDDLPF, encoded by the coding sequence ATGATGAACCGAGTCGTATTAGTAGGTCGATTAACGAAAGATCCAGACTTACGATATACTCCAAGTGGGGTTGCTGTTGCCACTTTTACTCTTGCTGTGAATCGTACGTTTACGAATCAACAAGGTGAAAGGGAAGCGGACTTTATTAATTGTGTAGTATGGCGTAAACCGGCTGAAAATGTTGCGAACTTCTTGAAAAAGGGAAGTCTAGCGGGTGTTGACGGTCGTTTGCAAACTCGTAATTATGAAGGACAAGATGGGAAACGCGTATATGTTACTGAAGTAGTGGCAGAAAGTGTTCAATTCTTAGAGCCAAGAAATGCTAATGCTAACCCTAATCAGCAGGGTGGTAACAATGATTTTTATGGCGGTGGTCAGAGAAATCAAAACACACCATTCAACCAAAACCAAAATCAGAATCAACGAAACCAAGGATATACACGAGTAGATGAAGATCCATTTTCAAATGATGGTCAACCGATTGACATCTCAGACGATGATCTTCCATTCTAA
- the rpsF gene encoding 30S ribosomal protein S6 gives MKKYEVMYIIRPNIEDEAKKAVVERFDNVLTTQGAEIIESKDWGKRRLAYEIEDFRDGFYRLVTVNANPEAVQEFDRLAKISGDIIRHIVIKEEE, from the coding sequence ATGAAAAAGTACGAAGTTATGTACATTATCCGTCCAAATATTGAGGATGAGGCTAAGAAAGCTGTCGTTGAACGTTTTGATAACGTATTAACAACTCAAGGTGCGGAAATCATCGAATCTAAAGACTGGGGTAAGCGTCGTCTTGCGTATGAAATCGAAGACTTCCGTGATGGTTTTTACCGTTTAGTAACTGTAAATGCTAACCCAGAAGCGGTTCAAGAATTTGACCGTCTTGCTAAGATCAGTGGCGACATTATCCGTCACATCGTTATTAAAGAAGAAGAGTAA